In one window of Maribacter sp. BPC-D8 DNA:
- the cysM gene encoding cysteine synthase CysM: protein MSNTLLSLIGNTPLVKSRVLNTNPNVSIYFKLEGHNPGGSVKDRAAYNMIKTGFDNGDFTVNDKLIEATSGNTGIALAMIAGVYGLDIELVMPENATRERVQTMRAYGAKVTLTSKDVGIEGARDYAESKVANEGYIMMNQFGNENNWKAHYKTTGPEIWKDTDGKVTHFVSSMGTTGTIMGTSTYLKEQNSDIQIVGVQPSDNASIPGIRKWPQEYLPKIFNPKKVDRIMEVNELEAKTMARRLAKEEGIFSGMSSGGAATVALRLAQEIDHGVIVSIVCDRGDRYLSSDLFEL, encoded by the coding sequence ATGTCTAATACCTTATTATCTCTTATTGGCAATACTCCGCTAGTAAAGTCACGAGTTCTAAATACAAACCCTAATGTTTCTATTTATTTTAAATTAGAGGGGCATAACCCAGGTGGTAGTGTAAAAGATCGTGCAGCATACAACATGATTAAAACCGGTTTTGACAATGGCGATTTTACCGTCAATGACAAATTAATAGAAGCCACCAGTGGAAATACCGGTATTGCCTTAGCTATGATTGCGGGCGTTTACGGACTTGACATTGAACTGGTAATGCCAGAGAATGCTACTAGAGAACGCGTACAGACCATGAGAGCGTATGGTGCCAAAGTAACTTTAACCTCTAAAGATGTAGGTATTGAAGGTGCACGAGATTACGCAGAAAGTAAGGTTGCCAACGAAGGTTATATAATGATGAACCAATTCGGAAATGAAAATAATTGGAAAGCACATTATAAAACTACAGGTCCGGAGATATGGAAAGATACCGATGGTAAAGTCACCCACTTTGTTTCGTCAATGGGTACAACCGGTACTATAATGGGTACTTCTACCTATTTAAAAGAACAAAATAGCGACATACAAATCGTTGGCGTACAGCCAAGCGACAATGCTAGCATACCAGGTATAAGAAAATGGCCTCAAGAATACTTGCCAAAAATATTCAACCCAAAGAAAGTAGACCGCATCATGGAAGTCAATGAATTGGAAGCCAAAACTATGGCTAGAAGATTGGCAAAAGAAGAAGGGATATTCTCTGGTATGAGCAGTGGCGGTGCTGCAACAGTTGCTTTGCGCCTAGCTCAAGAAATAGATCATGGTGTAATTGTTTCTATAGTTTGTGATCGCGGAGATCGCTACTTATCATCAGATTTATTTGAACTATAA
- a CDS encoding DUF2461 domain-containing protein, which yields MLETKITKSTFQFLDKLKKNNNRDWFTEHKAEFKAEETKVKSFFNHVFEKLKTHDEIEKLKVFRIYRDVRFSKNKTPYKSNLSASFSRAGKHRRGGYYLQVAPGNSFVAVGFWNPEKEDLLRIRKEWEIDTTDLTDIIDDKKFKAIWGPLVGDELKTAPKGFDKEDPNIEFIRKKQFIFVRNFTDKEVLSDDFANKVDESFVAIRPYFDLMSNILTTNLNGESLLD from the coding sequence ATGTTAGAAACGAAGATTACAAAAAGCACTTTTCAATTTTTGGATAAGCTAAAGAAAAATAATAATCGAGATTGGTTTACAGAACATAAAGCAGAATTTAAAGCGGAGGAAACTAAAGTAAAAAGTTTTTTCAATCATGTATTTGAAAAACTAAAGACACATGATGAAATTGAAAAATTAAAAGTATTTAGAATTTATAGGGATGTTCGTTTTTCTAAAAACAAAACTCCATATAAAAGTAATTTATCAGCATCTTTCTCTAGAGCGGGTAAACATCGTAGAGGTGGGTACTACTTACAGGTAGCACCCGGTAATAGCTTTGTTGCCGTGGGATTCTGGAATCCTGAAAAAGAAGACTTGTTGCGTATTAGAAAAGAGTGGGAGATAGATACCACTGATTTGACAGACATTATCGATGATAAAAAATTTAAAGCTATCTGGGGACCATTAGTTGGCGATGAATTAAAAACTGCCCCTAAAGGTTTTGATAAGGAAGACCCTAACATTGAATTTATACGTAAAAAGCAATTTATTTTCGTTAGGAATTTTACCGATAAAGAAGTCTTATCTGATGATTTTGCTAATAAGGTAGACGAGAGTTTTGTAGCAATACGCCCTTATTTCGATCTAATGAGTAATATTCTAACCACTAACCTAAATGGCGAATCACTTTTGGATTAG
- a CDS encoding tRNA pseudouridine synthase A, producing MKKQRFCYLVRLQYLGFRFNGWQVQPKLRTIVGMLNKTFTFLYPESPFKILGAGRTDAKVSSLDGAFELFVEEQLLDLAIFLKDFNKNLPSDIRLLSIEPIGKDFNIIKDSKTKEYNYFFSFGCKNHPFSAPFITNYIDELDLELMKEGASLFVGKHDFSVYTASLKPTTIAVREIEGCTIVANDILTANFFPEHSYILKIEGKGFMRYQIRMIMGALVQLGKHELSLEEIKASLVTGSTYKLNSIAPGSGLILNKLDFNK from the coding sequence ATGAAGAAACAGCGTTTTTGTTATTTGGTACGTCTGCAGTATTTGGGCTTTAGATTTAATGGTTGGCAAGTGCAACCTAAGCTACGTACTATTGTAGGTATGCTCAATAAAACATTTACCTTTTTATACCCCGAAAGTCCCTTTAAAATATTGGGTGCAGGTAGAACCGATGCTAAGGTTTCTTCATTAGATGGTGCATTTGAACTTTTTGTTGAAGAACAATTGTTAGACTTAGCTATTTTCTTAAAAGATTTCAATAAAAATTTGCCTTCAGATATTCGATTGCTTTCTATTGAACCTATTGGTAAAGATTTTAATATTATAAAGGATAGTAAAACGAAGGAGTATAATTACTTCTTTTCTTTCGGATGCAAGAATCACCCGTTTAGCGCACCTTTTATAACCAATTATATAGATGAGCTAGATTTGGAGTTAATGAAAGAGGGAGCTTCTCTGTTTGTAGGTAAGCATGATTTTAGTGTTTATACAGCATCTTTAAAACCCACGACCATCGCAGTTAGAGAAATTGAAGGATGCACTATTGTAGCTAATGATATTTTAACAGCCAATTTTTTTCCAGAGCATAGTTATATTTTAAAAATTGAAGGAAAGGGATTTATGAGATATCAAATTCGCATGATAATGGGGGCATTAGTGCAACTTGGTAAACACGAGCTTAGCTTAGAAGAAATTAAGGCATCTTTAGTTACTGGATCCACCTATAAACTAAATAGTATTGCACCAGGTTCAGGTTTAATTTTAAACAAACTTGACTTTAATAAATAG
- the corA gene encoding magnesium/cobalt transporter CorA: MAVNKKLNFPKRKKKKSRQHNKLGKAPGTISYMGDKERSDSLIYSTTYNADGFETNEFANLDQFFKEERADKISWINVVGITDEPFIERIGKHFNLNPLVLEDIVNTEQRPKIDEYEDYIFGIFRMLYISDEDEIIGEHIALVLHENTVLVFQEVKADVFDGLRDRITGKLGRIRTRGADYLFFALLDAIVDNYFLAIENLNNRIENLEEEVYQNPEPIVAKNIQQLKKEVLKIRRWVFPVKELISRLIDTENQLITKDTKLFLRDVLDHTIEINENLQIYREMSMSLMEMYMSNMSNKMNEVMKVLTIMASIFIPLTFIAGVYGMNFDHMPELHYKYGYYVVWAVMIILFIGMMFYFKKKKWL, encoded by the coding sequence ATGGCTGTAAATAAGAAGCTCAACTTCCCAAAACGTAAAAAGAAAAAGTCTCGGCAGCATAATAAGCTTGGTAAAGCACCAGGAACCATAAGTTACATGGGTGATAAGGAGCGAAGTGATAGTTTAATCTATAGCACCACCTATAATGCTGATGGTTTTGAAACTAATGAATTTGCAAACTTGGATCAGTTTTTTAAAGAAGAGCGAGCCGACAAAATTTCATGGATCAATGTTGTTGGTATTACAGATGAACCATTTATTGAAAGAATAGGTAAGCACTTTAATTTGAATCCTTTAGTGCTTGAAGATATCGTTAATACCGAACAGCGCCCTAAAATAGATGAATACGAAGATTATATTTTCGGAATCTTTCGCATGCTATACATTTCTGATGAAGATGAAATTATAGGTGAACATATAGCACTTGTTCTGCATGAGAATACCGTTTTGGTTTTTCAAGAAGTTAAAGCAGATGTTTTTGACGGATTGCGTGATCGTATTACCGGTAAACTTGGTCGTATACGAACTAGGGGAGCTGATTACTTATTTTTCGCCTTACTAGATGCCATTGTCGATAATTACTTCTTAGCTATAGAAAATCTTAATAATAGAATTGAGAATTTAGAAGAAGAGGTGTATCAAAATCCTGAGCCGATAGTTGCTAAAAATATACAGCAGTTAAAAAAAGAGGTATTAAAGATTAGGCGATGGGTATTTCCCGTTAAAGAATTGATTAGCAGGTTAATTGATACAGAAAATCAGCTTATTACCAAAGACACTAAACTATTCTTGCGCGATGTATTGGATCACACCATTGAAATAAACGAAAATTTACAGATTTATCGTGAGATGTCTATGAGCTTAATGGAGATGTATATGAGTAATATGAGCAATAAGATGAACGAGGTCATGAAGGTTTTGACCATAATGGCGTCTATATTTATTCCGCTTACGTTTATTGCCGGTGTCTACGGTATGAACTTTGATCATATGCCAGAGCTTCATTATAAATACGGCTACTACGTGGTATGGGCTGTAATGATTATTCTTTTTATAGGAATGATGTTTTATTTTAAAAAGAAAAAGTGGTTGTAA
- a CDS encoding glyoxalase: MDRTQKLQSIRPTIASAKIMPNMSEDERFQNETLRPILKLQNDLLLASFQNYIIKMKNTFYELKLEKRIDYITKAIQKDIKYRNSLKGMIIGQFTIEEYEAYVQNSSALNKRMINMVVKRIQDQIQYFEKYDLIQK; encoded by the coding sequence ATGGACAGGACACAGAAATTGCAATCAATTCGACCAACAATTGCCTCTGCCAAAATAATGCCCAACATGAGCGAAGACGAACGTTTTCAGAATGAAACGTTACGCCCAATTCTTAAACTTCAAAATGATTTACTATTGGCTTCTTTTCAGAATTATATCATCAAAATGAAGAATACATTTTACGAGCTCAAGCTTGAAAAACGTATAGATTACATTACCAAAGCCATTCAAAAAGATATAAAATATAGAAATTCTTTAAAGGGAATGATTATAGGTCAATTTACAATTGAAGAATATGAAGCTTATGTACAAAACTCATCAGCGCTTAATAAACGTATGATTAATATGGTCGTAAAAAGAATTCAAGATCAAATTCAATATTTTGAAAAATATGACCTAATCCAAAAGTGA
- the epsC gene encoding serine O-acetyltransferase EpsC: protein MDHRSIIEKINTHKKQPNLRFRLKKNTEKFTDLLFYMLFDIETPVAESLDTLEKQFDELVDLACWESDKPCKKVWENYVEKLPLVLESLNLDAEATVNCDPASLSIEEVYMAYPGFYAISVYRLAHELYKIGFPLMPRLMTEYAHRQTGVDINPGAQIGKSFHIDHGTGVVIGETAIIKNDVKIYQGVTLGGLFVAKKLQQTKRHPTIDNNVTIYANATILGGDTIIGANSIIGGNAWITASVPPNSTVFHTPEIKIKTLPHV from the coding sequence ATGGACCATCGATCTATAATCGAAAAGATTAACACCCACAAAAAACAACCGAATTTAAGATTTCGCTTAAAAAAGAATACGGAGAAATTTACCGACCTTCTTTTTTATATGTTGTTTGATATTGAAACACCAGTAGCAGAAAGTTTAGATACACTTGAAAAACAGTTTGATGAACTTGTAGATTTAGCCTGCTGGGAAAGCGATAAACCTTGTAAGAAGGTTTGGGAGAATTATGTAGAGAAACTACCTTTAGTTCTTGAGAGCTTAAACCTTGATGCTGAAGCGACGGTAAATTGTGATCCCGCCTCATTATCTATTGAAGAAGTCTATATGGCTTACCCTGGTTTTTATGCCATTTCAGTATATAGGTTAGCTCATGAATTATACAAAATTGGTTTTCCGTTGATGCCAAGATTAATGACGGAATATGCGCATAGGCAAACTGGTGTCGATATTAACCCAGGTGCACAAATAGGGAAGTCTTTTCATATTGACCATGGTACCGGAGTTGTAATTGGGGAAACTGCCATTATAAAGAATGATGTCAAAATATACCAAGGGGTAACTTTGGGCGGACTCTTTGTTGCTAAAAAATTACAGCAAACCAAACGTCACCCAACCATAGATAATAACGTAACTATTTACGCAAATGCCACTATTTTAGGTGGCGATACTATTATTGGTGCAAACAGTATAATCGGCGGAAACGCTTGGATAACCGCATCTGTACCACCAAATTCAACAGTTTTTCACACACCTGAAATTAAAATTAAAACATTACCGCATGTCTAA
- a CDS encoding acyl-CoA thioesterase, whose amino-acid sequence MRFHTRKLVKPGDLNSNGTLFGGRLLAWIDEEAALYAIIQLENGKVVTKYMSEINFMSAAVKGDVIEIGIEVVKFGKTSLTLNCEVRNKMNHETIVTVDNIIMVNLGENGKPAAHGKTKIEFVKDRLAAMGEEH is encoded by the coding sequence ATGAGATTTCATACTAGAAAATTAGTAAAGCCTGGTGATTTGAATTCTAACGGAACATTGTTTGGAGGTCGATTATTAGCTTGGATAGATGAAGAAGCTGCACTTTACGCCATAATTCAATTAGAAAATGGTAAAGTGGTTACTAAATATATGTCAGAAATTAATTTCATGAGCGCTGCCGTTAAAGGTGATGTTATTGAAATTGGTATCGAAGTAGTAAAGTTTGGTAAAACATCTTTAACCCTAAATTGCGAGGTTCGTAATAAAATGAATCATGAAACAATTGTTACCGTAGACAATATTATTATGGTAAACCTTGGTGAAAACGGAAAACCTGCAGCACACGGTAAAACTAAAATAGAATTTGTAAAAGATCGCCTAGCGGCAATGGGTGAGGAGCATTAG